A part of Candidatus Wallbacteria bacterium genomic DNA contains:
- a CDS encoding MFS transporter, whose protein sequence is MLKKSDITLYYFKLNFFALGFIEAVMMCYGPMYLDWRGASSTLLSWFFVLSSLAGFFAQNIWGSIFDCYSRVRFYLVFSLTIDLLMLACFLNWTHPVFFVAGYCVQTLLGYAFFPAVQASVSILYPHEVGKRIGELLAYRSIGWMAASFSGIIVFLKTDISMISLLIKMAIVIVSILLLCSPLVFLPERLGVRKRMTLPLSEQFRLFECRPELRRFALLLLWVAAGNSLFFSYFGVYFKHVIHGAEWGVGLSMLLASVFGSISYPIYGIWGDRRGSYPVMNFSVIAYLCCYLTLALCMNPWIVIIVYGFPAYSALRIAGNLFIAGHTDPEERGTGMGLMEGLHALGGVVGPAISGIFLLYLDYANLPLLAAVFMLSYWLLYFALPDAQTKNPK, encoded by the coding sequence ATGCTAAAAAAAAGCGACATCACACTTTACTATTTCAAGCTGAATTTTTTCGCCCTTGGGTTCATCGAAGCAGTGATGATGTGCTATGGCCCAATGTATCTGGACTGGCGAGGAGCAAGCAGTACTCTGCTTTCCTGGTTTTTTGTGCTGTCCTCTCTGGCCGGCTTTTTCGCCCAGAACATCTGGGGTTCGATTTTCGACTGTTATTCCAGAGTACGGTTTTATCTTGTTTTCAGCCTGACCATTGACCTGCTGATGCTCGCCTGCTTCCTGAACTGGACACATCCCGTTTTTTTCGTGGCTGGATACTGCGTCCAGACGCTGCTTGGTTACGCGTTTTTTCCTGCAGTCCAGGCCAGCGTTTCAATCCTCTATCCTCATGAAGTGGGGAAGAGGATCGGTGAACTGCTGGCATACAGGTCAATCGGATGGATGGCTGCATCCTTTTCCGGGATCATCGTTTTCCTGAAAACGGACATTTCCATGATCAGCCTGCTGATCAAAATGGCGATTGTGATTGTTTCAATCCTGCTGCTTTGCTCACCTCTGGTTTTTCTCCCTGAGCGCCTGGGAGTGAGAAAGCGGATGACACTGCCGCTCTCAGAGCAGTTCCGCCTGTTTGAATGCAGGCCCGAACTGCGCAGATTCGCGCTGCTGCTGCTCTGGGTTGCTGCCGGGAACTCCCTGTTTTTCTCCTATTTCGGTGTTTATTTCAAGCATGTGATTCACGGAGCCGAATGGGGGGTGGGCCTGTCCATGCTGCTGGCTTCGGTGTTCGGTTCCATCAGCTACCCTATTTATGGGATCTGGGGTGACAGGCGGGGAAGTTATCCAGTCATGAATTTCAGTGTAATCGCATATCTGTGCTGTTATCTGACTTTAGCGCTCTGCATGAATCCCTGGATTGTGATCATAGTCTACGGTTTTCCGGCCTATTCAGCCCTGAGGATCGCAGGAAACCTTTTTATCGCCGGCCATACAGACCCTGAAGAGAGGGGAACAGGCATGGGGCTGATGGAAGGTCTGCACGCGCTGGGCGGAGTCGTGGGCCCTGCGATTTCCGGAATTTTCCTGCTTTACCTGGATTACGCAAATCTGCCGCTGCTGGCTGCGGTTTTCATGCTCAGCTACTGGCTGCTTTATTTTGCATTGCCCGACGCA